In Bos indicus isolate NIAB-ARS_2022 breed Sahiwal x Tharparkar chromosome 19, NIAB-ARS_B.indTharparkar_mat_pri_1.0, whole genome shotgun sequence, the following proteins share a genomic window:
- the MPP3 gene encoding MAGUK p55 subfamily member 3 — MPVLSEDSGLHETLALLTSQLRPDSNHKEEMGFLRDVFSEKSLSYLMKIHEKLRYYERQSPTPVLHSAVALAEDVMEELQAASVHSDERELLQLLSTPHLRAMLMVHDTVAQKNFDPVLPPLPDNIDEDFDEESVKIVRLVKNKEPLGATIRRDEHSGAVVVARIMRGGAADRSGLVHVGDELREVNGITVLHKRPDEISQILAQSQGSITLKIIPATQEEDRLKDSKVFMRALFHYNPREDRAIPCQEAGLPFQRRQVLEVVSQDDPTWWQAKRVGDTNLRAGLIPSKQFQERRLNYRRATGTLPSPQSLKKPPYDEPCDKESCDCEGYFKGYYVAGLRRSFRLGRRERLGSPQEGKTSAVAESQELPTYEEVTRYQHQPGERPRLVVLIGSLGARLHELKQKVVAENPQHFGVAIPHTTRPRKSHEKEGVEYHFVSKQTFEADLHHNKFLEHGEYKENLYGTSLEAIRVVMAKNKVCLVDVEPDALQQLRTSEFKPYVIFVKPAVQEKRKTPPMSPACEDAAAPLDEQQQEMAASASFIDQHYGHLVDAVLVKEDLQSAYSQLRALLERLSKDIHWVPISWVR, encoded by the exons ATGCCGGTGCTGTCTGAGGACTCCG GTTTGCATGAAACTCTGGCACTACTGACGTCTCAGCTGAGACCTGACTCCAACCACAAGGAAGAGATGGGCTTTCTGAGGGATGTTTTCAGTGAAAAAAGCCTCAGTTATTTAATGAAG ATTCACGAGAAGCTTCGCTATTACGAGAGGCAAAGTCCAACCCCCGTCCTGCACAGCGCTGTGGCCCTCGCCGAGGAT gTGATGGAGGAGCTGCAGGCCGCCTCCGTGCACAGTGATGAGAGGGAGCTGCTCCAGCTGCTGTCCACCCCCCACCTCAGG GCCATGCTCATGGTACACGACACAGTCGCTCAGAAGAATTTTGACCCCGTTCTTCCCCCTCTGCCCGATAATATCGATGAGGATTTTGATGAAGAATCGGTGAAGATTGTCCGCCTGGTGAAAAACAAAGAACCCTTG GGGGCCACCATCCGGCGGGATGAGCACTCAGGGGCTGTCGTGGTGGCCAGGATCATGCGAGGGGGCGCAGCAGACCGGAGCG GCCTGGTCCACGTTGGAGACGAGCTCCGGGAAGTGAACGGGATCACAGTCCTGCACAAGCGGCCCGATGAGATTAGCCAGATTCTG GCACAATCCCAGGGATCCATCACCCTGAAAATCATCCCAGCCACCCAGGAGGAAGACCGCCTAAAGGACAGCAAG GTGTTCATGAGGGCCCTCTTCCACTACAACCCTCGGGAAGACCGGGCCATTCCCTGCCAGGAGGCAGGACTGCCCTTCCAGCGCAGGCAGGTCCTGGAGGTGGTGAGTCAGGATGATCCCACGTGGTGGCAGGCCAAGCGAGTGGGGGACACCAACCTTCGAGCTGGCCTCATCCCTTCCAAGCAGTTCCAGGAAAG GCGACTGAACTACCGGAGAGCCACAGGCACCCTGCCGAGTCCCCAGAGCCTCAAGAAGCCCCCCT ACGATGAGCCCTGTGACAAAG AGTCCTGTGACTGTGAAGGGTATTTCAAAGGATACTATGTGG CTGGTCTTCGGAGGAGCTTCCGGCTGGGCCGTAGAGAGAGactgggaagcccacaggaagGAAAGACGTCTGCAGTGGCCGAGTCTCAGGAGCTGCCGACTTACGAGGAGGTGACCAGGTACCAGCACCAGCCTGGCGAGCGGCCCCGCCTGGTGGTTCTGATCG GGTCTCTGGGAGCCCGACTACACGAGCTGAAGCAGAAGGTGGTGGCAGAGAACCCTCAGCACTTTGGTGTTGCCATTCCAC ATACCACCAGGCCCCGGAAGAGCCATGAGAAGGAAGGAGTAGAGTATCACTTTGTCTCTAAGCAAACATTTGAGGCTGACTTGCATCACAACAA GTTCCTGGAGCATGGTGAATATAAGGAAAACCTCTACGGAACCAGCCTGGAAGCCATTCGGGTTGTGATGGCCAAAAACAAAGTTTGTTTGGTGGACGTGGAGCCAGAT GCTCTGCAACAACTGAGGACCTCAGAGTTTAAACCCTATGTTATATTTGTAAAGCCTGCAGttcaggaaaaaaggaagacGCCACCCATGTCTCCAGCTTGTGAGGACGCAGCAGCCCCACTT GATGAGCAGCAGCAAGAGATGGCCGCCTCTGCCTCCTTCATAGACCAGCATTACGGGCACCTGGTGGATGCTGTACTGGTAAAGGAGGACCTCCAGAGTGCATACAGCCAGCTCAGAGCGCTCTTAGAGAGGTTGAGCAAGGACATTCACTGGGTACCTATTAGTTGGGTCAGGTAA